GGCGTCGCTCGCCGCTCGGCGCCTCCGCGCACGGCTGGGCAGCTCAGGTTGCAGTGCGCGTCCCGAGGCCAGTTGCCTTCAAGGGGCGTGCGGCGGCGTGCGTGCAGGCTTTGGACCCGTTCCTGGACCCAACGCGACGAACGTCGGTGACCGGCTGCGTACCTGAACCGACGTATTCACGCCGATCACGGACGTGATGGACCCCGGCGGACGCATTGGCCCTCTATGGCATGGACGTGTTCTCGAGGCCGGTACTAACAGATCAATGCCAACAGCGGTGGGTGCGCGACGGGCTCGGAATCGACTTCTGCGCCGCCGCGGCCGTCCATGGATCCGGCGGTACGTGGCGAACGGGCTTCCGGTATGATGTTGTCACACCGACGGAGGTGCTGCTGCCTATGGTCGTCAAGAAGGTTGCCGTGACGCTGCCCGAGGAGCTGTTCGACATGGTCGAGCGGGCACGCAAGATCGAACACCGGTCACGGTCCGAGGTCATCCAGGAGGCGCTGCGGACGCACTTCGGCGAGCCGGTGTACGTCCCTACGGACGACGAGCGCCGCATCCTCGACCACGCGCTGGCTGATCTGCGCGAGCATCCCGAGTCCGGACGGTCGTGGGATG
This window of the Euzebyales bacterium genome carries:
- a CDS encoding ribbon-helix-helix domain-containing protein, encoding MVVKKVAVTLPEELFDMVERARKIEHRSRSEVIQEALRTHFGEPVYVPTDDERRILDHALADLREHPESGRSWDDVRGEQWPTE